The Haploplasma axanthum region ATAAAACCTTCATTAGTAATCCCTTTGACCATTAAACCTACTTCATCCATATGACCACCAATTAAAATATGTGGTCCATTTCCTTCTTTTACTCCAATAACAGAACCTAAATTATCTTTTTTTATTTCTGTTACCAATGGTTTAATTTCTTTTTCAATTAATCTAGCAACTTGAAATTCGTTTCCAGGAACTCCATTTGCTTCAGATAGTTTTTTTAATAATTCTTTTGACATTTTTATTCCTGCTTTCTATCCTTACTTGGTTTTTTTAAATGAATTAATCCTACAACTAATAAATATAGCCCAGTTAATACTAGAGCTGCGAATGTCGCAATTTTAATGTTTGAATCAATAAAGTTTTTTGCATAAATCCATGTCCCCATAATTGTGGATACAAAATATGCTAAAAATCTCCATCCTCGTGCACTTACTTTACCTTCAGTACCTAAGTATAATCCAATTCCACCATCCATAACAAGTGCAATACCAAACCAAAGTGATCCATTACCTAAGTTAACGATATTTTCACCAAATAATGGTAAGATAAATCCAAGAATAGCTGCTACTAATAAAATAATGAACTCTGTTGTTCTTAATGTTTTTGATAATTTACTTACATTTTTACTTATTTTAGGTAGTACAAATAAAACTGCAAAAACAATTAATCCAACTGCAATAACAATATTTCCAACCGTTGTTGTTAATGAGAAAACTCCTTTATCTACCATATAAGAAATAAATCCATAAAGTAATAATAATGAACCTAATACAATTGATACCCATGGTACTTTTTTAAATATTTTCATATAAGCCCCTCTTTCATTTTGACTAAATATATTATACTACAATTTTAGTATAAAAAAAACTTAGGAAGATTGTGAGAACGAATAAATTTAAAGTGGGTATTTCCTTTTCTATATTTCGGGATTCCAATAAATGGCCTTCACACCTATATAGTTTAAATTCCCGTTCCAAAGCTTTGGGTTCCACTGGTTTCTTCCTAAGGTAATATTACTTTATCATTTAGGATTAATTTTGTCAAGAATTTTTGCTTAATAATACACTGAAATTCTTACATATGATCCTCTATTTATCATTAGTTCTAATAATAAATCTCTAACTTTTGATTCAATAATGTAATCAACATTATTGACTCTCATGTCAATTCTAACTGTATAAATATTTTCCATATCTAAATCTGGAATTCTTGTAACAGAGTATTTATCACTAATATTATTAATATCTTCTAAACTATTAAAATAAGCGACCATACTGATGATAATATTTGACTTTATTTCTAGTTTTTTTAACAACTCTGCTAAATAAACAGTTCTTGCTATTATATATCCATCATTATGAAAGAAATTTTTTTCATAATTTTGTTTTTCTTTATCCATATCAACATTGTATGTAACTTGATTTTCAAATAATGATTCCAAGTAATCCGCAAATTTTCCAATTCTTTTTTCATCGTTATAATGGAAATCAGTATATATTGTAACTTCATTTTGATTATACGTATATGCAGTAATAAAAAATCTATAAATATCTGCATATACAATAATGTTATGAAATACCTTATTAAAATTATTATTATTAGTTTTAATTTTAAAAACAGCATTCAAATAAAATGCATCACTATATACAAACGGTTCAAATAATGCATTAGCATGCACGTGAACTTGTCTATCATTATCATAGTAATAATAATCTTCGTAAACAATTCTGCTTCTAAAACTGAAATATTGATAAATTCCTGCAGCAATTCCTAGTATTATTGTTCCAGTTCCTAAAATAACTCCTAGGTATTCTGGTTTCACTATAAAATACATTGAATATGCTACTGGTGGGAAAACTGATACAGTTAATAAATTAAGCATTGATTGAAATCCTTTTTTATATAGAATAACTGTTAAGAAAACTAAAATGATTACACTATATGAGGTTGCAAAGAATGTATGTATATCAAAATTTTTAAGTAAATTCACTAGATTATTTACTTCTCTAAGTAATAAAAATACTGCTACCATTGCCATTATTATTGAAATTGCTTGTCGAAGTTTTAAATAACTAGACTTAGTATAAATTTTTCTTGTTTGTGGTAAATGGTAATAACTCTTAATTTCCTTACGATATTCATAATATGGTGCATATGATCCTCTTATATGACCAATAATTGATCCTTCTTCTGGAAATCTTTTTTCAATTATATTTTCAAAATCTGCTAAAGGATTTAAAACAAATAAAAATGTTCCAATAACGATTAATGCACTATCATATTCTGTAAATAAAACTAATAATATTGCTAAAAACATTCCGTAAATTAATGAACTAACTAATTTGCCTAATCCACCAAAAACATAAACAAGCACATAAGTTACAAAAATAAGCTCAATCGCAAGAATTATTCTTCTTTGATTTAAGCCGCCACTAAAAAAACCAACAAAAAATGTTAGCAACATAATAACTAATGTAATTATTAAGATATTTAGTCTTTTCTTCATTATGCACCTCTCTATATCATTATAAAACAAAAGCGCGGATTTTTCCACGCTTTAGGTCATTATTTACTTGCTTTTGTAATTGCTTTTTGTGCAACTTTTACATATTCTGCAAAGTCTTTTGGTTCATTAACTGCTAAATCAGCTAACATTTTACGGTTTACATCAACACCAGCTAATGCTAATCCATGAATTAATTGTGAATATTTAATATTATTTAAACGTGCAGCTGCATTAATTCTTGTAATCCATAATTTTCTGAAATCTCTCTTACGACGTTTACGGTCACGGTATGCATAAGCACGTGAACGCATAACTTGTTCATGAGCTGTTTTATAAATTGTTCCTTTTGAAACAAAATATCCTTTAGCTGCTTTAATTATTTTTTTACGACGACGTCTTGTTACTACTGTATTTTTTACTCTAGCCATTTTTATTCCTCCCGATTATAACATATTTGAAATAAGGCGTTTAATTCTTTTTTCATCGGATGGATGTACCAATGTAGTGCCTCTCAATTGTCTATTTTGTTTTGTTGTTTTTGATTCTGCTAAGTGATTTTTATAAGCGTGTCCTCTTTTAATTTTTCCTGTAGCAGTAATTTTAATACGTTTTTTTAAACCACTATGTGTTTTAGTTTTTGGCATATTATTTTTACCTCTTTCTTCTTATTAGTTATTATTAATTGGTGCAACAACTGCAACCATTTGTGAGCCTTCTAGTTTTGGTTTAGCTTCAACCAATACCATATCTCCAAGTGCATCGATAAATTTTTCGACAACTTCGCCACCTAACTGACTATGTGTAATCATTCTACCTCTAAAGCGTAAAGTTATTTTTACTTTATCACCTTTTTGGATAAACTTTTTCGCATTGTTTAGTTTAGTATTAAAATCATGTTCCCCAATTGTTGGACTTAATCTAATTTCTTTTACGTCAACTATATGCTGATTTTTCTTCATTTCACGCAATTTTCTTTGTTGTTCGTAACGATACTTAGAATAATCCATCATCTTTGCAACCATTACTTTTGCTTCTGGTGCTACGACTACTAAATCTAAATCTTTTTCATATGATAATTTAATAGCTTTGTCTCTTAGCATTTTACCAAGGTTATTGCCTTCATTATCAATTACTAAAAGTTCTACATTTGGAATGTTCTCATTAACTAGTTCTGTGTTTTTTTTAGTTACTCTAATGGAATTCGCCTCCTATTTTTTTTAGAATAAAAAGAAAAGTGAGTACCACAAGGACCCACTAAAAAAAATGCTACATTGTTTTTTGTGCCATTTTGCCCATGAATGAATCATCAGGCGAGAGGGATCTCTTCTTTCCACTTATTCAATTTATACCTATGTAATTTTACCACATATTTATTAAATGTCAAGTATAACTAAATACTTTTGTTCGTTTTTATATCTTTAAAAGAAAAAAACTAAATCTTTCTCTTTTATTTCTTGTATTGTAAATCCTCACTAGATCCTAAGTTAATTTATATGATTAAACTTATTTTACTGGAAAGTTGAGAATTCAACAATCGCACAGTTTTCATCTTCTTTATTTTTTAAAACAAATATATATTTACCATCTTCTTCAATTAAATATATTTTAACTAAGTCACCAAGTTGAAATGATTTCATATACTCTGCTCTAATTCGGTTAAAACTAATATCTTCATCAATACTATCAAGAGCAAATGTTATATAATGTGCATTGTTAACATGATGGTATCTATCTATATGAGATTTTTTAATTTGTAATTGGTCAATATATTTTTCTGTTCCAGTTTGGTATTTTATTTTTCTCGGTAAATGTTCAAAAGTTTCATCTGCCAAACCATCACCAATTGTTTTTAATATTTCTTTAGGAAGTCTGTTTGGTATATATGTTTCTAAGTTAACATACGCACCAAATGCATTTGTCTTAATAATTTTTTCGCCCTTTTCATTAACTAAATAAATGTGTCTATAACCACTTAAAATATTTGTATTATATGGATATGTTGCTACAAATACTTTTTCACCAAATTTTGGTTTCTTCAAAATATCAATTTGTCGATATAACAAAAAAACACCTAAATTATTATCCATTAGATATTTTGTAAATTCTTTCAAACTTAAAATGTGCATTCCTTCAACATCTTGAAGAGCATTAATGATCGCAGTTTCTTTCATTTCCCCATTGTTATCAACATGACTATTTGAAATTAATAATTCAATATTATACATCTTATCACCTAAAGTAATTATAACATATAAAAAGAAAAAACCCTTTAAAAAAAGGATTTTTTTGGTTAACTAATATCTCACTTTCGGAACTAAAATGTGTTTCACCGTTCGCTTTTAATTTCTTTAAAACTTCATACATATCACCGTAATCTTGTTCGTTTTTATATGTGTAATCAACAAATTCACTATAACTATAGAATACATAATCATTAGTTGTAACTCGGTATATTTCATTATCATTGATATTCAATAAATCATTTGATGCATATAAACTTTGATTTTTAAGTATTTTTCTTAACTCTGATCCTTTAACATCAAAACCTATTACACGATTATCAAAAGGAAATATTTGGAATATATCTGCAGCCGTTATTTCTTGACCTCGATAAAGTTCACTTCTTGTTCCACCGCTATTTTGAAATCCAACTACTGCTCCAGCTTTTTCTTTCATAACTTTACTTATGTAATTTGCAAGTACATCCCTAGACATATTTTCACCAGCAATCAAAACAACTTCTTCATACAAATGTTTAACTTGATTATAGTATCTATCAACTATTTTTTTAACTTCTACGTCTTCCGCTTCTAATAACTGTTCATTATATTGATCTAACATTTCATTTGTTTGACTATTAACAAAAATATTTTCATTTTCTATTTTGTATTTAAAGTTTATATTAGAAACATAATAACCATTTGCTCCTGCTTGTGCATACTGAACTTTTTGATAATCGTTTCTATTAATCTCTCCATAGTATTTTTGATGTGTATGGGCATTATATATTAAATGAACCTTATCAAGATTTGCAAGATTCTCCATAAGTCCTTGACCTAATGTATAACCATGTACTGATACCACAATCATATCAACTTGATCTTTAATAATATCAACATACTTTTGTGCTTCTTGATATACATTTGAAAAATAATAATCGTTTACGCGTTGTTTGGCAATACTAGTTTCAAGACCATCACCCATTAATCCAATTATACCAACTTTAATATTACCTTTATTTACAATAGTGTAGGCATCAAGAAATTCCGGCATTTCATCAGTACTTTTTAATTTAACATTAGCCCCTAAAATTGGAAAATTAGCTTTAACTCCTGATGTTTTAGGATTGAAATATTTTAAAATTGTTTCTAATCCCCAATCAAACTCATGATTACCAATAACAAAAGCATCTAAATTCATTGAATTTAATGATTCAACAATAACAGCACCACGATTATCATTTGATATTAATTGCCCCTGAAACATATCTCCACCAGTAATAAAGACTGTATTATCTGGATTTTCTAATTTTTTAGATTTAATTAAATTAGCAATTTTCGCTACACCCATCTCATTTTCTTTATTTAAAACAGCACCATGAGTATCATTAATATAATAAAAATCTAACATATTAGTAACTTCTTGATTATTAATTCGTTCATATTTAGCTGTTAATGTAATATCATTGTTAGCTGGTTTTGAATTATCATATTTAATTCCATCAACTGTCCAATAAAGAAATTTATATCCAATTTTATTTGGAGCATCAATTAATTTAAGAATTTTACCTTCACTAACTCTTGTTATTCTATGTACATTATTATCTATATAATACTTTACTTCATGACCAACTTCAGTATATTTTGCCACTAAAACTAAATCATTAGAAATTATTGTTTCAAATGAAAATTTTTCATTATCATTCATCCAATATTCGAATTGATAACCATCTCTTTCTGGTCCATCAACAAATTCAAGTTTCTTCCCCTTAATTACTTGCTTAACAATAAATTCTTCACCATCTACTAAAAACTTTACATTAAAATATTCTTCATTCTTTGCAAACTTAGCATCCAATCTTATGTTTTTAGTTATTATCGTATCTTCCTCAAATTTTTCTTCACCTTCAAGCCAATACTCAAATGT contains the following coding sequences:
- a CDS encoding acyl-[acyl-carrier-protein] thioesterase encodes the protein MYNIELLISNSHVDNNGEMKETAIINALQDVEGMHILSLKEFTKYLMDNNLGVFLLYRQIDILKKPKFGEKVFVATYPYNTNILSGYRHIYLVNEKGEKIIKTNAFGAYVNLETYIPNRLPKEILKTIGDGLADETFEHLPRKIKYQTGTEKYIDQLQIKKSHIDRYHHVNNAHYITFALDSIDEDISFNRIRAEYMKSFQLGDLVKIYLIEEDGKYIFVLKNKEDENCAIVEFSTFQ
- the infC gene encoding translation initiation factor IF-3 — protein: MRVTKKNTELVNENIPNVELLVIDNEGNNLGKMLRDKAIKLSYEKDLDLVVVAPEAKVMVAKMMDYSKYRYEQQRKLREMKKNQHIVDVKEIRLSPTIGEHDFNTKLNNAKKFIQKGDKVKITLRFRGRMITHSQLGGEVVEKFIDALGDMVLVEAKPKLEGSQMVAVVAPINNN
- a CDS encoding bifunctional metallophosphatase/5'-nucleotidase, which translates into the protein MKKILMTMLFLVTAIVIVGCVPKKHKVEFYVDSELYKTQYILDKETIEKVDTPKKDGYTFEYWLEGEEKFEEDTIITKNIRLDAKFAKNEEYFNVKFLVDGEEFIVKQVIKGKKLEFVDGPERDGYQFEYWMNDNEKFSFETIISNDLVLVAKYTEVGHEVKYYIDNNVHRITRVSEGKILKLIDAPNKIGYKFLYWTVDGIKYDNSKPANNDITLTAKYERINNQEVTNMLDFYYINDTHGAVLNKENEMGVAKIANLIKSKKLENPDNTVFITGGDMFQGQLISNDNRGAVIVESLNSMNLDAFVIGNHEFDWGLETILKYFNPKTSGVKANFPILGANVKLKSTDEMPEFLDAYTIVNKGNIKVGIIGLMGDGLETSIAKQRVNDYYFSNVYQEAQKYVDIIKDQVDMIVVSVHGYTLGQGLMENLANLDKVHLIYNAHTHQKYYGEINRNDYQKVQYAQAGANGYYVSNINFKYKIENENIFVNSQTNEMLDQYNEQLLEAEDVEVKKIVDRYYNQVKHLYEEVVLIAGENMSRDVLANYISKVMKEKAGAVVGFQNSGGTRSELYRGQEITAADIFQIFPFDNRVIGFDVKGSELRKILKNQSLYASNDLLNINDNEIYRVTTNDYVFYSYSEFVDYTYKNEQDYGDMYEVLKKLKANGETHFSSESEILVNQKNPFFKGFFLFICYNYFR
- the rplT gene encoding 50S ribosomal protein L20 — protein: MARVKNTVVTRRRRKKIIKAAKGYFVSKGTIYKTAHEQVMRSRAYAYRDRKRRKRDFRKLWITRINAAARLNNIKYSQLIHGLALAGVDVNRKMLADLAVNEPKDFAEYVKVAQKAITKASK
- the rpmI gene encoding 50S ribosomal protein L35; this translates as MPKTKTHSGLKKRIKITATGKIKRGHAYKNHLAESKTTKQNRQLRGTTLVHPSDEKRIKRLISNML